A single genomic interval of Fibrobacter sp. UWB4 harbors:
- a CDS encoding class I SAM-dependent RNA methyltransferase — protein MPEFRRNNRSTRDRFNRGNSRPNRNNDRRDSSREPRGECLTLRIEKMVQGGEGMARLEDGRVCFVAGALPGELCKVRLTFQKKDFTKGRVVEVLEASPDRVKPRCPLYGKCGGCSLQHLASEKQAEYLEKVERENFKRLAHAELPEDFVIHTGNAWGYRNRARVVFRGNSGYDGAANRDGAAKRAVFGFRGEESNNIVPFEKCPVLTDGLNEFLRGPAATLLAGDSNRNFGGFNSNSGGREDSRRYSRDIDVNIFDNGAGEISFYYPGMHKSEFDAHAVSHVEIAGRKIEADASVFFQSNLGLLPELVNAVRKAVDEGLSSGKSSDAWLIDLFSGVGFFACILQDKFKKITTVEREDGCLKHAKVNLSVPAASREDSAASRDCAASCDSENRAASCAVENVSAPAEDWLVENVVDVPATLIVDPPRTGLPKEALTAIVNSSVNRLIYVSCDPVTLARDFAKFSEAGFALSHAEGFAFYPQTPHLEMMFVLDR, from the coding sequence ATGCCAGAATTCCGCAGAAACAACCGCTCAACTCGAGACCGCTTTAATCGCGGCAATTCTCGTCCGAACCGCAATAATGACCGTCGTGACTCTAGCCGAGAGCCGCGAGGTGAATGCTTGACGCTTCGCATCGAAAAGATGGTGCAGGGGGGCGAAGGCATGGCGCGTCTGGAAGATGGTCGCGTGTGCTTTGTGGCGGGTGCGCTCCCGGGGGAACTCTGCAAGGTGCGGCTCACGTTCCAGAAAAAGGACTTTACCAAGGGGCGCGTTGTCGAAGTTCTGGAAGCAAGCCCCGATCGCGTGAAGCCGCGTTGCCCGTTGTACGGCAAGTGCGGTGGTTGCAGCCTGCAACACCTGGCTTCTGAGAAGCAGGCGGAATATCTGGAAAAGGTCGAGCGTGAAAATTTCAAGCGCCTCGCTCATGCGGAACTGCCCGAAGATTTTGTCATCCATACGGGGAATGCCTGGGGGTACAGGAATCGCGCCCGCGTCGTGTTCCGTGGTAATTCTGGTTACGATGGCGCGGCAAATCGTGATGGTGCTGCAAAACGCGCTGTCTTTGGTTTCCGTGGCGAAGAAAGCAACAACATTGTTCCTTTTGAAAAATGTCCCGTGCTCACGGACGGCTTGAATGAATTTTTACGCGGACCCGCTGCGACGCTTCTCGCGGGCGATTCTAATCGCAATTTCGGCGGTTTCAATAGCAATTCGGGCGGTCGCGAGGATTCTCGCAGATATTCACGCGATATCGATGTGAACATTTTCGATAACGGTGCTGGCGAAATCTCATTCTATTACCCAGGAATGCACAAGTCCGAATTCGATGCTCATGCCGTGAGCCATGTCGAAATTGCAGGCCGCAAAATCGAAGCGGATGCATCTGTGTTTTTCCAGAGCAATCTGGGCCTTTTGCCGGAACTCGTCAATGCTGTCCGCAAGGCTGTGGATGAAGGCTTATCAAGCGGCAAGTCCTCTGACGCTTGGCTGATCGACTTGTTCAGCGGTGTCGGTTTCTTTGCCTGCATTTTGCAGGACAAGTTTAAAAAAATCACGACTGTCGAACGCGAAGATGGTTGCCTCAAACACGCTAAAGTTAATTTGTCTGTTCCGGCGGCATCTCGCGAAGATTCAGCGGCATCTCGAGACTGCGCGGCTTCTTGTGACTCTGAAAATCGCGCGGCATCTTGTGCTGTAGAAAACGTCTCGGCTCCTGCCGAAGATTGGCTTGTCGAAAACGTCGTCGATGTCCCCGCCACTCTCATCGTAGACCCTCCGCGAACGGGGCTCCCCAAAGAAGCTTTGACTGCCATCGTGAATAGCTCTGTTAACCGCCTGATTTACGTTTCTTGCGACCCGGTGACGCTTGCTCGCGATTTCGCCAAGTTCTCCGAGGCCGGTTTTGCCCTTTCTCACGCCGAAGGCTTCGCTTTTTACCCTCAAACACCCCATCTTGAGATGATGTTTGTACTTGACAGATAG
- a CDS encoding carbohydrate binding domain-containing protein, with translation MQLKKFYPQISILGIATVMALSACGDDNTQIPLPSDPGSEIRDSIPNNNPQPGTDSIPAIDTTSTDTSKTLPPTELPAEGPITLPQGLGVLVDDFEDANHESKLGDFWYTYDDKNNGGASSIVTPLNDDGDNMPGRVNNGSNFALQVNYTLDRGEYEYDPYVGWGLKITEDSANGRFGGITYWYKGGAHEVHIEVSDVKDYDVHLAKVPASRSWKQAVIRFKDLVQGGWGEEVVFDAKHLNAISFQAKGSKSKVITDSLFIDNIYLQDTSEVEKDQPDMEIKDPVIPTVTFTEAEITVTNPLQEKAMKYLNKGVNFTNWLENADGKFKSFELGEKDVQILAENGFKSLRLPIDLDLYATNRDAFVKGTDAELKFDDDTLFLVLDSFVEWTGKYNMSLVIDYHEYDNSYNTTSAKDTNYIKMMAEVWKHVAAHYAESPREDLFFELLNEPDMSDGKVTAAQWTVAAQAMIDAIRTVDTKHTILFGDAQWYSISLLAKRTPFTDDNIIYVIHTYEPFAFTHQGGSWTDYATIHDIPFPYDPAKWSTVSGDFGVNKSTKAYVKTNIKNYYKTGSKEAILEQILKAKKWAATNNVPVIINEFGALNLRSTAESRINYLTAMREICDTLQIPWTHWGYTGNFSVIENGKLIEGLDKALGVGK, from the coding sequence ATGCAACTCAAGAAATTTTACCCACAAATCAGCATTCTCGGCATCGCAACCGTGATGGCTCTCAGCGCCTGCGGCGATGACAATACTCAAATTCCGCTTCCTAGCGATCCGGGTTCTGAAATTCGTGACTCCATTCCGAACAACAATCCGCAACCGGGAACAGACTCCATTCCGGCCATTGACACAACTTCGACTGACACAAGCAAAACTCTCCCGCCGACGGAACTTCCCGCAGAAGGCCCAATCACCTTGCCGCAAGGTCTTGGCGTTTTAGTGGACGACTTTGAAGACGCCAATCACGAAAGCAAGCTTGGCGATTTCTGGTACACCTACGACGATAAGAACAACGGCGGTGCATCCTCTATCGTGACTCCGCTCAACGACGACGGCGACAACATGCCGGGCCGTGTCAACAACGGTTCCAACTTCGCCCTGCAAGTCAACTACACTCTCGACAGAGGCGAATATGAATACGATCCGTATGTAGGCTGGGGCCTGAAAATTACCGAAGATAGCGCAAACGGCCGTTTTGGCGGAATCACCTACTGGTACAAGGGTGGCGCACACGAAGTACACATCGAAGTCTCCGATGTCAAAGACTACGACGTGCATCTTGCCAAAGTGCCGGCATCGCGCTCCTGGAAACAGGCTGTCATCCGCTTCAAGGATCTTGTCCAGGGCGGCTGGGGCGAAGAAGTTGTCTTCGACGCCAAGCATCTCAATGCCATCAGCTTCCAGGCAAAAGGCAGCAAGAGCAAGGTCATAACCGACTCCCTCTTCATCGATAACATTTATCTGCAAGACACCTCTGAGGTCGAAAAGGACCAGCCGGATATGGAAATCAAGGATCCGGTCATTCCGACCGTAACCTTCACCGAAGCAGAAATCACCGTGACCAATCCATTGCAAGAAAAGGCCATGAAGTACCTCAACAAGGGCGTCAACTTTACCAACTGGCTCGAAAACGCCGATGGCAAGTTCAAGTCCTTTGAATTGGGCGAAAAGGATGTCCAGATCCTCGCTGAAAATGGTTTCAAGAGCCTGCGCTTGCCGATTGACCTCGACCTTTACGCTACAAACCGCGATGCATTTGTTAAGGGCACCGATGCTGAACTGAAATTCGACGACGACACGCTGTTCCTGGTTCTCGACTCATTCGTGGAATGGACCGGCAAGTACAACATGTCTCTCGTAATCGACTACCACGAATACGACAACAGCTACAACACCACGAGCGCAAAGGACACCAACTACATCAAGATGATGGCTGAAGTATGGAAGCATGTGGCCGCCCACTATGCCGAAAGCCCACGCGAAGACTTGTTCTTCGAACTCCTGAACGAACCGGACATGAGCGATGGTAAGGTCACCGCAGCCCAGTGGACCGTTGCAGCCCAGGCCATGATTGACGCCATCCGCACCGTCGATACCAAGCATACCATCCTCTTCGGCGATGCCCAATGGTACTCGATCAGCCTCCTTGCCAAGCGCACCCCGTTCACCGACGACAACATCATCTACGTGATCCACACCTACGAACCGTTCGCCTTTACGCATCAGGGCGGATCCTGGACAGACTATGCCACCATCCACGACATTCCGTTCCCCTACGATCCGGCAAAGTGGTCTACGGTTTCTGGCGACTTCGGTGTCAACAAGAGCACAAAGGCTTACGTGAAGACGAACATCAAGAACTACTACAAGACCGGAAGCAAGGAAGCCATCTTGGAACAGATTCTCAAAGCCAAGAAGTGGGCAGCCACCAACAACGTGCCGGTGATCATCAACGAATTCGGCGCATTGAACCTCCGCTCTACAGCAGAATCCCGCATCAACTACCTCACGGCCATGCGCGAAATCTGCGACACGCTCCAGATTCCTTGGACGCACTGGGGCTACACCGGCAACTTCTCCGTGATCGAGAACGGCAAGTTGATCGAAGGCCTCGACAAGGCTCTCGGCGTCGGAAAATAA
- a CDS encoding nitroreductase family protein has protein sequence MRFFSEIYHESTQYIPHGSGDPVIMHWEKQAYADKRYEGCNRYPFTAAFMPLLAPVSADYLNPVCVYAVVHGGEVPDGVYYVDREDSKLVKFGGADVRKAILAAFPEQEFITEAQTIFIYTGLLERAVWRFREAAYRQVQMDVGSACANTILLAKSRGQKVFALGGFVDDSIAVSLKLGATEMPMAAIAVFPEKSMVAFNSVDDGVGELAYSNHAEMGAYAGEDECRMEISRYPSRFMLQNRLENIDDLNLCMKVRRLNAQALPGDEFPLTPSKFTNEYYLRELWYLRTDKKVAAPFVHGTLDLDDFSSMLRWLELAQLNAFGAGLIKIWVVVFDVMFVYAGVYRYIPVRKSIYMQSGSANPKKFNKCFAVPEQVQNSMFAVVLTSNLNESCQVLGNRGYRYMNLNAGVLAESLYVSARLLNKTAREEHFFYHDELKKLLEIPETESIISTVVIGKSPAR, from the coding sequence ATGCGCTTTTTCTCGGAAATTTACCACGAATCGACCCAGTATATTCCCCATGGAAGTGGGGATCCCGTCATTATGCACTGGGAAAAACAGGCGTATGCCGACAAACGCTATGAAGGGTGCAACCGTTATCCTTTTACAGCGGCTTTTATGCCACTCCTTGCCCCAGTTTCCGCTGATTACCTGAATCCGGTCTGTGTCTATGCCGTGGTGCATGGGGGAGAAGTTCCCGATGGCGTTTATTACGTGGACCGCGAGGATTCAAAGCTTGTAAAGTTTGGCGGAGCCGATGTTCGCAAGGCGATTCTTGCCGCATTTCCGGAACAGGAATTTATAACCGAAGCGCAGACGATTTTCATTTACACAGGGCTCCTGGAACGTGCGGTTTGGCGGTTTCGCGAGGCGGCGTATCGACAGGTGCAAATGGACGTGGGTTCGGCTTGCGCGAATACGATCCTTTTGGCAAAGTCTCGTGGGCAAAAAGTTTTTGCGCTAGGCGGATTTGTCGATGATTCCATTGCAGTCTCGCTCAAGCTTGGAGCAACAGAAATGCCGATGGCTGCGATTGCGGTTTTCCCGGAAAAGAGCATGGTCGCGTTCAATTCCGTCGATGATGGCGTTGGTGAACTCGCGTATTCGAACCATGCGGAGATGGGCGCGTATGCGGGCGAGGATGAATGCCGCATGGAAATTTCGCGTTATCCGTCAAGATTCATGCTGCAAAACCGCCTGGAAAACATTGATGACTTGAACCTTTGCATGAAGGTGCGCCGCTTGAATGCGCAGGCGCTCCCGGGCGATGAATTTCCGCTCACTCCGTCGAAGTTCACGAATGAGTATTATTTGCGTGAACTGTGGTATTTACGCACCGATAAAAAAGTCGCGGCTCCGTTTGTTCACGGAACGTTAGACTTGGATGATTTTTCGTCGATGTTGCGCTGGCTGGAATTGGCGCAGTTGAACGCTTTTGGCGCGGGGCTAATAAAAATTTGGGTGGTTGTTTTTGATGTGATGTTCGTGTACGCTGGTGTGTACCGCTACATCCCTGTTCGCAAGTCCATTTACATGCAAAGCGGTTCTGCCAATCCGAAAAAGTTTAACAAGTGCTTCGCTGTTCCCGAACAAGTTCAAAATTCCATGTTCGCCGTAGTGCTTACTTCGAACTTGAATGAATCTTGCCAGGTGCTCGGGAATCGCGGCTACCGCTACATGAACTTGAATGCCGGCGTTCTCGCCGAATCGCTTTACGTCTCCGCGCGTCTGCTCAACAAGACTGCCCGCGAAGAGCATTTCTTCTATCACGATGAACTCAAAAAGCTTCTCGAAATTCCTGAAACCGAAAGCATCATCTCGACTGTCGTAATCGGAAAAAGTCCAGCCAGATAG
- a CDS encoding LrgB family protein — MFGIILTIIAFELGVTIRNKWRNPLLNPILIATILIIGFLTVTGIEYETYKVGGDYISFFLGPVTVLLAVPLYRHIQALKNNWLPILAGILVGCITSIVCVIACAKIFNISKTLMLSLIPKSITIPMGSVVSEQIGGIPSITIVAIVITGITGAVTAPLVCKFFRIGNPVAQGVAIGTASHALGTTKAMEIGEVQGAMSSLSIGVAGVMTVFVTPVMLNILG; from the coding sequence ATGTTTGGAATCATTCTTACAATCATCGCTTTTGAACTGGGTGTCACCATCCGCAACAAATGGCGTAACCCGCTTTTGAACCCGATCCTCATCGCCACCATTCTCATCATCGGATTTTTGACAGTCACGGGCATCGAATACGAAACATACAAAGTAGGCGGCGATTACATTTCGTTCTTTCTCGGACCTGTAACAGTTCTGCTTGCCGTTCCTTTGTACAGACACATCCAGGCGCTCAAGAACAACTGGCTCCCGATTTTGGCGGGGATTCTCGTCGGTTGCATTACGAGCATTGTTTGCGTGATCGCATGCGCCAAGATTTTCAACATCAGCAAGACTCTGATGCTTTCGCTCATTCCAAAGTCCATCACTATTCCGATGGGTTCTGTGGTATCCGAGCAGATTGGCGGTATTCCGTCCATCACAATTGTAGCGATTGTCATTACAGGAATTACGGGCGCCGTGACAGCACCGCTTGTTTGCAAATTTTTCCGCATCGGGAATCCGGTTGCGCAAGGTGTCGCGATTGGAACAGCAAGCCATGCGCTTGGCACGACAAAAGCCATGGAAATCGGAGAAGTTCAAGGAGCCATGAGCAGCTTGTCAATCGGAGTCGCTGGCGTGATGACCGTATTCGTGACGCCGGTGATGCTCAATATTTTAGGGTAA
- a CDS encoding CidA/LrgA family protein, with product MRVLLQLALILGICYAGDLIHEHTGIPVPGNILGMLILLLLLCLKIVKLDQIREVSDFFLKRLSFFFLPPAIGLMLVGDDVKSQWPLLLFLCIVITIVTMVTTGWTVQLLSKKSKDKN from the coding sequence ATGCGAGTACTTTTACAACTAGCTCTGATTTTGGGGATTTGCTACGCAGGAGACCTCATTCACGAACACACAGGCATCCCCGTTCCCGGCAACATTCTCGGAATGCTAATCCTGCTCTTGTTACTTTGCCTAAAAATCGTGAAGCTCGACCAGATTCGCGAAGTGAGCGATTTCTTCTTGAAACGCCTTTCGTTCTTTTTCTTGCCGCCAGCAATCGGGCTTATGCTCGTTGGCGATGACGTCAAAAGTCAGTGGCCACTATTACTCTTCCTCTGCATCGTGATTACGATCGTGACCATGGTAACGACCGGCTGGACCGTTCAACTTTTAAGCAAAAAATCCAAAGACAAAAACTGA
- the fmt gene encoding methionyl-tRNA formyltransferase: MKIVFMGTPAFAAQFLEHLVASDNEVLAVVTQPDRPAGRGRVLTPPPVKEAALKHNLPVLQPTDLKSPEFEADLRKYDADLYVVVAYSILPKNILGITKFGAVNVHGSLLPKYRGAAPVQRAIADGLKETGVTVFRLDEKMDHGPILAQRTVVIDHQDTTASLLDKMVAPGCDALDDALNQLKNGCEKDLTQDHAQASGAPKIKKEEGLIDFNLPARTIHNRIRAFNPWPGGYGKLGGRMVYLRQTDTPENGPKLAPGVVEFKDNRLFVGTGEGVLEVLEIQAEGKKPMPVADFMRGIQKREGLEFC, from the coding sequence ATGAAAATTGTATTTATGGGAACGCCCGCGTTTGCGGCTCAATTCTTGGAGCATCTCGTTGCTTCCGATAACGAAGTTTTAGCTGTTGTCACACAGCCCGATCGCCCGGCAGGCCGTGGCCGAGTGCTTACGCCTCCGCCTGTGAAAGAGGCTGCGCTCAAGCACAATTTGCCGGTCTTGCAGCCGACGGACTTGAAGTCTCCTGAATTCGAAGCTGACCTCCGCAAGTACGATGCCGACCTCTATGTCGTCGTGGCGTATTCCATCTTGCCCAAGAACATCTTGGGAATCACGAAGTTTGGTGCCGTGAACGTTCACGGTAGTTTATTGCCGAAGTACCGTGGTGCCGCTCCGGTGCAGCGCGCTATTGCCGATGGCCTCAAGGAAACTGGCGTGACCGTTTTCCGCCTGGACGAAAAGATGGACCACGGTCCGATTCTTGCACAGCGCACTGTCGTGATTGACCATCAGGACACAACCGCAAGCTTGCTCGACAAGATGGTCGCTCCGGGTTGCGATGCCTTGGACGATGCTTTGAACCAGCTTAAGAACGGTTGCGAAAAGGATTTGACGCAAGACCACGCTCAGGCAAGTGGCGCTCCGAAAATCAAGAAAGAAGAAGGCTTGATCGACTTCAATTTGCCGGCTCGCACGATTCACAATCGCATCCGTGCGTTCAATCCGTGGCCGGGTGGTTACGGAAAGCTCGGTGGCCGCATGGTGTACTTGCGCCAGACGGACACTCCCGAAAACGGTCCGAAGCTTGCGCCAGGTGTTGTCGAATTCAAGGACAACCGACTCTTTGTCGGCACTGGCGAAGGCGTTCTCGAAGTTCTCGAAATTCAGGCCGAAGGCAAAAAGCCGATGCCTGTGGCTGACTTTATGCGTGGCATTCAAAAGCGCGAGGGACTAGAGTTTTGCTAA
- a CDS encoding transcription antitermination factor NusB yields the protein MLTEREEAYRVLLLWQKDGSFIKESGLSPFAMELALGVCRRHLYLEYFVKSLTKKLPSLEARVILEMGLFQMFFMDVPDYAAINDSVELAKSVNLGESTARLVNAVLRTARRQGEPALPPQRVRRVSVENSVPEWLVRRWFDVYGGDRAEALAKATLERPTEWIRVNLQKTSAPVLAEKIGITGASILYDRFIEIPRDVGVKLLLALPEFVKGEFSFQNPSAFEVVKLLDLKPGLKVWDACAAPGGKTALMAEMDSSLEILASDSSASRLEKMQDLMNRLGLTNIKTEVIDLAPAQAPATSPQHSSLVSRLSSEAKFDRILLDVPCSNMGVIARRPESVYRMTPESINEVAELQFKILENASAALAPGGRLVYATCSPDPTETTRVIARFVKAHPEFVKVGEPVLPGLKDSRLDGFFAQALEYKK from the coding sequence TTGCTAACGGAACGTGAAGAAGCCTATCGAGTCCTTTTGCTTTGGCAAAAAGATGGCTCGTTCATTAAGGAAAGCGGACTTTCTCCATTTGCGATGGAACTTGCTCTGGGCGTTTGCCGCAGGCACTTGTACCTTGAATATTTCGTCAAGTCGCTCACAAAGAAATTGCCATCGCTCGAAGCTCGCGTGATTCTTGAAATGGGCCTCTTCCAGATGTTCTTTATGGACGTGCCGGATTACGCTGCCATCAACGATAGCGTGGAACTGGCAAAGTCTGTAAATCTCGGCGAGAGTACTGCGCGTCTTGTGAACGCGGTGCTTCGCACTGCTCGCCGTCAAGGCGAGCCTGCGCTTCCGCCGCAGCGCGTTCGCCGCGTGAGCGTCGAGAATTCTGTGCCCGAATGGCTTGTGCGTCGCTGGTTCGACGTGTACGGAGGCGACCGCGCCGAAGCTTTGGCGAAGGCGACTCTGGAGCGCCCGACTGAATGGATCCGCGTGAACTTGCAAAAGACGAGCGCTCCGGTGCTTGCCGAAAAAATCGGCATTACGGGCGCCTCGATTCTCTACGACCGCTTTATTGAAATCCCGCGCGATGTGGGCGTGAAGCTCCTGCTTGCGCTTCCGGAATTTGTGAAGGGTGAATTCTCGTTCCAGAATCCGTCTGCATTCGAAGTTGTGAAACTCCTCGACTTGAAGCCTGGCTTGAAAGTCTGGGACGCTTGTGCTGCTCCCGGCGGCAAAACCGCACTCATGGCAGAAATGGATAGCTCGCTTGAAATTCTTGCGAGCGATTCGTCCGCCTCGCGCCTTGAAAAAATGCAAGACCTGATGAACCGCCTCGGCCTTACAAACATCAAGACCGAAGTCATCGACCTTGCCCCAGCCCAAGCTCCCGCGACCTCCCCGCAGCATTCCTCTCTCGTCTCTCGTCTCTCGTCTGAGGCTAAGTTCGACCGCATCCTCCTCGATGTCCCGTGCAGCAACATGGGCGTAATCGCTCGCCGTCCGGAATCCGTCTACCGCATGACACCAGAATCCATCAATGAAGTTGCTGAACTCCAGTTCAAGATTCTCGAAAATGCATCTGCCGCACTCGCTCCTGGCGGGCGCCTCGTGTATGCTACATGCAGCCCTGACCCGACGGAAACGACGCGCGTCATCGCCCGATTTGTCAAGGCTCATCCCGAATTTGTGAAAGTTGGCGAACCCGTCTTGCCGGGCCTCAAGGATTCCCGCCTCGACGGTTTTTTTGCACAAGCTTTGGAATACAAAAAATGA
- a CDS encoding A/G-specific adenine glycosylase, translating to MTPDSLKRLREWFRANAAELPWRPADLDALRDPYAVWISETMLQQTQVSTVKDYFTRWMERFPDVETLAKAEEADVFKYWQGLGYYSRARNILKTAKIVASHQNKMPETRKELEALPGIGAYTAGAILSLAYHKREAILDGNLVRIFSRLYELAFLPTDKAPKRRCPIKSGMTNNETGMTEKSASEIYWEYAREVADSPKAYMHNEALMELGRTVCKTKSPLCETCPLHKECRAFLDGRTAEFPPAKKRTDKSWHGTVLVVESTDAKILAVNGGQKFLDKQLALPHFESSRHATVALPAKAEDYINADEVKSVEHCGTFRHSITVHKIECDVLHVQLSTKANVAHLPRQIANSDKPSAFEWIEKAKALETFANSFSLKALKKVF from the coding sequence ATGACTCCAGATTCGTTGAAACGTTTGCGCGAGTGGTTCAGGGCGAACGCGGCGGAATTGCCGTGGAGGCCTGCGGACTTGGATGCGCTGCGCGATCCGTATGCAGTATGGATTAGCGAGACGATGTTGCAACAGACGCAGGTTTCGACAGTCAAAGATTATTTTACGCGATGGATGGAGCGCTTCCCGGATGTGGAAACGCTCGCCAAGGCGGAGGAAGCCGACGTCTTTAAGTACTGGCAAGGGCTTGGGTATTACAGCCGCGCCAGGAATATTTTAAAGACAGCGAAGATTGTCGCGTCTCATCAGAACAAGATGCCCGAAACGCGCAAGGAACTGGAAGCGTTGCCGGGAATCGGAGCATACACGGCTGGGGCCATTTTAAGCCTCGCCTACCATAAACGCGAAGCAATCTTGGATGGAAATCTGGTCAGGATTTTCAGCCGGTTGTACGAGCTTGCTTTTCTGCCGACGGATAAAGCCCCAAAAAGGAGATGCCCGATTAAATCGGGCATGACAAATAACGAAACAGGCATGACAGAAAAATCTGCCTCCGAGATTTATTGGGAATATGCGCGGGAAGTGGCGGATTCCCCGAAAGCATACATGCACAACGAAGCGCTGATGGAACTCGGACGAACTGTTTGCAAGACGAAATCACCGCTTTGCGAAACATGCCCGCTCCATAAAGAATGCCGAGCGTTTCTAGATGGCCGCACCGCAGAATTCCCGCCCGCAAAGAAGCGTACCGATAAAAGCTGGCACGGAACAGTGCTTGTTGTCGAGAGCACGGACGCCAAGATTCTTGCAGTAAACGGCGGGCAAAAATTCCTGGACAAGCAGCTTGCACTCCCGCATTTTGAAAGTTCTCGCCATGCTACAGTTGCGCTCCCGGCCAAAGCGGAAGATTACATTAACGCCGATGAAGTCAAATCCGTTGAACACTGCGGAACATTTCGCCATAGCATCACGGTGCATAAAATCGAATGCGATGTGCTGCATGTGCAGCTTTCAACAAAAGCAAATGTCGCACATTTGCCAAGGCAAATTGCAAACAGCGACAAGCCATCCGCATTTGAATGGATAGAAAAAGCAAAAGCCCTTGAGACTTTCGCGAATTCATTCAGTTTAAAAGCTTTGAAAAAAGTATTTTAA
- a CDS encoding glycosyltransferase: MTTASSSTKLKASDKLDSRPAIFGRKVTSTFRKMFSFDHRPPGNIRTCWIPPLVALTPITNLPKLLKLRFYLKKERKRRDPDDVRILFYSDNLDETNGIANNLRNVIPYMRAHGMKAYLAGSAFNTRPCGVVENSYCILLPRLFSMEQLGYANSELALPRVSPALRLLKRYPIDMIELETPSPGAWVICLCGWLAGIKVFSHYRTDVPTYAKTLVKAKWMHTYVLWLMRIFYWMARPVISPCDDYANILQKDLKVPANQVQILPRGLPLERFSPSLRGNGAWEKFGSDRAKRPVRFAFIGRISKEKNLEFLNSVWSKFSAKHDDVELMYVGYGWYLEEIKKQFKDNPSVCFAGEQGGEMLASLYANADFFLFPSTTDTFGNVVVEAMSTGTPAIVSNYGGPHDIVQDDSCGRILPIDEAKWMDTLEECRTIKLEKPEVYEQMRIDSHKRSERYTLASSTKTQFEFFRKLKREVYGI; the protein is encoded by the coding sequence ATGACGACTGCGTCAAGTTCAACAAAGCTCAAGGCTAGCGACAAGCTCGATTCCCGCCCGGCTATTTTTGGACGCAAGGTCACAAGCACCTTCCGCAAGATGTTCTCGTTTGACCACAGACCACCCGGAAATATCCGCACTTGCTGGATTCCGCCACTTGTTGCACTCACACCGATAACAAACCTGCCGAAGCTCCTGAAATTGCGCTTTTATTTGAAAAAAGAACGCAAACGCAGAGACCCGGACGATGTGCGCATTCTGTTTTACTCGGACAACCTGGACGAGACGAACGGCATTGCAAACAACTTGAGAAACGTGATCCCGTATATGCGCGCTCACGGCATGAAGGCTTACCTCGCCGGGAGCGCATTCAACACACGCCCGTGCGGAGTCGTGGAAAACAGCTACTGCATCTTGTTGCCGCGCCTGTTCAGCATGGAACAGCTCGGCTACGCCAACAGCGAACTTGCGCTTCCGCGCGTTTCGCCAGCACTGCGATTGCTCAAGCGCTACCCCATCGACATGATTGAGCTTGAAACGCCAAGCCCTGGCGCATGGGTCATCTGCCTTTGCGGATGGCTTGCCGGCATCAAGGTCTTTAGCCATTATCGCACCGACGTGCCCACTTACGCAAAGACGCTTGTAAAGGCGAAGTGGATGCACACATACGTACTTTGGCTCATGCGCATTTTCTACTGGATGGCGCGCCCGGTCATTAGCCCGTGCGATGACTATGCCAACATTTTGCAAAAAGACTTGAAAGTTCCCGCAAACCAGGTGCAGATTCTCCCCCGTGGACTCCCGCTAGAGCGTTTTTCGCCATCATTGCGTGGAAACGGAGCATGGGAAAAATTCGGCAGCGACCGCGCCAAGAGACCCGTGCGATTTGCGTTTATCGGTAGAATTTCGAAGGAAAAGAATCTGGAATTTTTGAACTCCGTATGGAGCAAGTTCTCGGCCAAGCACGACGATGTGGAACTCATGTACGTGGGCTACGGCTGGTATCTTGAAGAAATCAAGAAGCAGTTCAAGGACAACCCGAGCGTCTGCTTTGCAGGAGAACAGGGCGGCGAGATGCTCGCAAGCCTTTATGCGAATGCAGACTTTTTCTTGTTCCCGAGCACGACGGACACGTTCGGCAATGTGGTTGTGGAAGCGATGTCTACAGGAACGCCAGCCATCGTAAGCAATTACGGTGGCCCGCACGACATTGTGCAGGACGACAGCTGCGGACGCATTTTGCCGATTGACGAAGCAAAGTGGATGGACACACTCGAAGAATGCCGAACCATCAAGCTCGAAAAACCGGAAGTCTACGAACAGATGCGCATCGACAGCCACAAGCGCAGCGAACGCTACACGCTTGCAAGCTCGACCAAGACGCAGTTTGAATTCTTTAGAAAGCTCAAGCGGGAAGTGTACGGGATTTAG